Proteins from a genomic interval of Cucumis melo cultivar AY chromosome 7, USDA_Cmelo_AY_1.0, whole genome shotgun sequence:
- the LOC103503055 gene encoding 40S ribosomal protein S15a-1, whose translation MVRVSVLNDALKSMYNAEKRGKRQVMIRPSSKVIIKFLLVMQKHGYIGEFEFVDDHRSGKIVVELNGRLNKCGVISPRFDVGVKEIEGWTARLLPSRQFGFIVLTTSAGIMDHEEARRKNVGGKVLGFFY comes from the exons ATGGTGCGTGTGAGTGTTCTGAATGATGCGCTTAAAAGCATGTATAATGCTGAGAAACGAGGGAAGCGTCAGGTCATGATAAGACCGTCTTCTAAAGTTATCATCAAGTTTCTTCTCGTTATGCAGAAGCACG GATACATTGGGGAGTTTGAGTTCGTTGATGACCATAGATCAGGGAAAATTGTTGTTGAACTGAATGGGAGACTCAACAAATGTGGTGTCATAAGTCCCCGTTTTGATGTCGGTGTCAAGGAGATTGAAGGTTGGACTGCTAGGTTGCTACCCTCTAGACAG TTTGGATTCATTGTGTTGACTACGTCTGCGGGAATCATGGATCACGAAGAGGCCAGAAGAAAGAATGTTGGTGGTAAAGTGCTTGGTTTCTTTTACTAA
- the LOC103503057 gene encoding aspartyl protease family protein 2, whose translation MDFLGIPARSSIGFQDCKLFLTLIFLLLFASVFDTVVVVEAHIPQGFHKSNRSSVFGIELPENLSSGIASSSASAPCSFGNEGEEGETESLMADSVKQSVKLHLKKRSTNTANEPRESITESAVRDLARIQTLHTRIAERKNQDTTSRLKKSNVERKKPMEKVSSPAESPESYADYFSGQLMATLESGVSLGSGEYFIDVFIGSPPKHFSLILDTGSDLNWIQCVPCYDCFEQNGPYYDPKDSISFRNITCNDPRCQLVSSPDPPQPCKFEKQSCPYFYWYGDSSNTTGDFALETFTVNLTSSTTGKSEFRRVENVMFGCGHWNRGLFHGAAGLLGLGRGPLSFSSQLQSLYGHSFSYCLVDRDSDTSVSSKLIFGEDKDLLTHPELNFTSLIGGKENPVDTFYYLQIKSIFVGGEKLQIPEENWNLSADGAGGTIIDSGTTLSYFSDPAYRIIKEAFLRKVKGYKLVEDFPILHPCYNVSSTDELNFPEFLIQFADGAVWNFPVENYFIRIQQLDIVCLAMLGTPKSALSIIGNYQQQNFHILYDTKNSRLGYAPMRCAEVIEAPISFRSSSFKMVTFRFHQYQVVGRALPSESDEHPKIYRMKLWATNEVRAKSKFWYFLRKLKKVKKSNGQILAINEIFEKNPTKIKNYGIWLRYQSRTGYHNMYKEYRDTTLNGAVEQMYTEMASRHRVRCPCIQIIKTATVPAKLCKRESTKQFHNSKIKFPLVYKKVRPPTRKLKTTYKASKPNLFM comes from the exons ATGGATTTTCTCGGTATCCCAGCACGAAGTAGCATAGGATTTCAGGATTGCAAACTGTTTCTAACATTGATTTTCCTTTTACTTTTCGCTAGCGTATTTGATACGGTTGTTGTTGTTGAAGCGCATATTCCTCAAGGATTCCACAAATCCAATCGCTCTAGTGTTTTCGGAATCGAATTGCCGGAAAATCTTAGCTCCGGTATTGCTTCTTCATCCGCGAGTGCTCCTTGTAGCTTCGGAAATGAAGGCGAAGAAGGTGAGACAGAGAGTTTAATGGCGGATTCAGTGAAGCAATCGGTGAAACTTCATCTCAAAAAGCGGTCAACGAATACAGCGAACGAGCCGAGGGAATCGATTACTGAATCTGCAGTTAGGGATTTGGCGAGAATCCAAACGCTGCATACCAGAATCGCCGAGAGGAAGAATCAAGATACGACTTCGAGGTTGAAGAAGAGCAATGTCGAGCGGAAGAAGCCGATGGAGAAGGTTTCTTCTCCGGCTGAATCGCCGGAGTCTTACGCCGATTACTTCTCTGGTCAGCTTATGGCGACTTTGGAATCCGGCGTCAGTCTTGGCTCTGGTGAGTACTTTATCGACGTGTTCATCGGTTCTCCGCCTAAACACTTCTCTCTGATTCTCGATACTGGAAGCGATTTGAACTGGATTCAATGTGTCCCTTGCTACGATTGTTTTGAGCAAAACGGACCTTACTACGATCCTAAAGATTCAATTTCTTTCAGAAACATTACCTGTAACGATCCTCGATGTCAATTAGTTTCATCTCCAGATCCTCCGCAGCCGTGCAAATTCGAGAAGCAATCGTGCCCTTATTTCTACTGGTACGGCGACAGTTCTAACACCACCGGCGATTTCGCGCTGGAAACGTTCACCGTCAATCTCACCTCATCGACGACGGGGAAATCGGAGTTCCGACGAGTGGAGAATGTGATGTTCGGATGCGGCCATTGGAACAGAGGTCTCTTCCATGGCGCCGCCGGATTATTAGGGCTTGGCCGAGGacctctctctttctcttcacAGCTTCAATCGCTCTACGGACATTCCTTCTCCTACTGTCTCGTCGATCGAGACAGCGACACAAGCGTGAGCAGCAAATTGATTTTCGGCGAAGACAAAGATTTATTAACTCATCCAGAACTGAATTTCACATCTCTGATCGGCGGAAAGGAAAACCCAGTCGATACATTCTACTACTTGCAAATCAAATCGATCTTTGTCGGAGGAGAGAAACTCCAAATTCCGGAGGAGAATTGGAACCTCTCGGCCGATGGTGCCGGCGGAACAATCATCGATTCCGGTACAACTCTCAGCTATTTCTCCGATCCAGCTTACCGAATCATCAAGGAAGCATTCTTGAGGAAAGTAAAAGGTTATAAACTAGTTGAAGATTTTCCGATTTTACATCCTTGCTACAACGTCTCCAGTACCGATGAACTGAACTTTCCAGAATTCTTAATTCAGTTCGCCGACGGCGCCGTGTGGAACTTTCCGGTGGAGAATTACTTCATAAGAATCCAGCAACTGGATATCGTTTGCTTAGCGATGTTAGGAACTCCAAAATCAGCACTGTCGATCATCGGAAATTATCAACAACAGAATTTTCACATATTGTATGATACGAAGAATTCAAGACTGGGCTACGCGCCGATGAGATGTGCTGAAGTT ATCGAAGCACCGATCTCTTTCAGATCTTCGAGTTTCAAAATGGTTACATTCAGG TTTCACCAGTACCAGGTTGTGGGGAGGGCTCTTCCTTCTGAATCGGATGAGCATCCCAAGATCTATCGGATGAAGCTATGGGCTACCAACGAAGTCCGTGCCAAATCCAAGTTCTG GTACTTTTTGAGGAAGTTGAAGAAAGTTAAGAAAAGCAATGGTCAAATTCTTGCCATTAATGAG ATTTTTGAAAAGAACCCAACAAAGATCAAGAACTATGGTATTTGGCTGCGATATCAGAGCCGAACTGGTTATCACAACATGTACAAGGAGTACCGCGACACAACATTGAATGGTGCCGTCGAGCAAATGTATACCGAGATGGCTTCTCGCCATAGGGTGAGGTGCCCATGCATCCAAATCATTAAGACAGCAACCGTTCCAGCAAAACTCTGCAAGAGGGAAAGTACGAAACAGTTTCACAACTCAAAGATCAAATTCCCGTTGGTGTATAAGAAGGTGAGGCCACCCACCAGGAAGCTCAAGACAACATACAAAGCATCTAAGCCCAACTTGTTCATGTAA